A genomic region of Armatimonadota bacterium contains the following coding sequences:
- a CDS encoding right-handed parallel beta-helix repeat-containing protein yields the protein MRSTGRYILIIVLALIIASPAGAQYEIYRANLHVHTLQACESSGVPDHCGTQTPDETMAAAADPGHPLKVVGLSDHGGSLTNGEWLYPFTGGSYSGPGGVIALRGFEWTASDHVNVFGSSDYTDAAVFGDGTPPTPLRTHFAPTGPDDTASLVNWLKSVGSASGYGSPPVAQFNHIGSYNHFSGFPGWDEQVDQIMCLAELGAGDLAYSSPSASETYFRTALQAGWHVGPSIGIDNQQPLGDQAATRHTGIWVTPGSGRAGVMDALRHRRVFASEDKDFSLRFRCQVDGQSSWYWMGDVIPAGAGGFTFEVTAFDPNHIDPWKEYFASIDLMCSGQPDPVKRWGSLNDTYFSDTFHLTYQEIRALPMTSQGQTALYLRIRQTGIAGAERDYIYSAPIWIHHYTPAPGTITTNITWKASGSPYVVSNLTIPAGTRLTIEPGTVVKFDNRAYLSVQGEILAQGTESSPIYFTSIKDDSVGGDTNGDGSATAPAARDWSYVSVKGVGASGIFEHCVARYGGYQYCNGYCYFYGILDSRDGASLSIADSSISHGSPYGITCWVSPGSSQPAASLQVADSVVSSCVSTGISVSIGSSLSITGCTVSGCGGGISVSNTPSPTITNCTVSGNSGGGISVSSSSSPSVTGCTVNGNAGNGLTVSTCPSPTIINNTFTDNAGWAASVSCSPMGVLTFDGNSASGNDLNGLCVNGNMDLDNRWHPTANLPYVVGGGLQVAAGAQLTIEPGTVVKSQYSYSDITVGGSLVAQGTESSPIYFTSIKDDSVGGDTNGDGSATAPAARDWSYVSVKGVGASGIFEHCVARYGGYQYCNGYCYFYGILDSRDGASLSIADSSISHGSPYGITCWVSPGSSQPAASLQVADSVVSSCVSTGISVSIGSSLSITGCTVSGCGGGISVSNTPSPTITNCTVSGNAGHGISSSSLGQVVKNCIVANNGSYGVYLTGASPKVLYCDLWGNSTNYYGSPDLTGTIFADPLFVNAAAGDYHLQAASPCIDTGDPTMFDPDGTRSDMGALPYVNPIPLVTVAGLRAKADADAIRVKSAIVTAAFSDCFYVEADDRSSGMRVEMLGHALSVGMRADVNGVMSTSSWGERYIEAATAVQSAPPGDTGIVDPLFLHVGNIGGRNWSYDPDTGSGQMGVKDGFGLNNIGLLVSTAGRVTYSPAGSYFVISDGSDMTDPSGYTGVRVLVVGLTKPEVGQWVKVTGISSIFKSGTDYYPLIRVRTQSDILLLN from the coding sequence ATGCGTTCAACCGGCAGGTATATCCTCATCATCGTCCTCGCGCTCATCATCGCGTCACCCGCCGGCGCGCAGTACGAGATATACCGCGCCAATCTGCATGTGCACACCCTCCAGGCCTGTGAGTCGTCCGGGGTACCAGACCATTGCGGCACCCAGACGCCGGATGAAACGATGGCAGCCGCCGCAGACCCCGGCCATCCGCTCAAGGTCGTTGGTCTGAGCGACCACGGCGGATCGCTCACCAACGGCGAGTGGCTCTATCCTTTTACGGGCGGATCATACTCAGGCCCTGGCGGAGTGATAGCGCTTCGCGGTTTCGAGTGGACCGCATCAGACCATGTCAATGTCTTCGGATCGAGTGACTACACGGACGCGGCGGTATTCGGTGATGGCACTCCGCCGACACCTCTCAGAACACATTTTGCCCCCACTGGCCCGGATGACACCGCCAGTCTCGTCAACTGGCTCAAGAGCGTAGGCAGCGCTTCAGGTTACGGTTCTCCACCCGTTGCACAGTTCAACCATATCGGCAGCTACAACCATTTCAGCGGATTTCCAGGCTGGGATGAACAAGTGGACCAGATAATGTGTCTGGCCGAACTCGGGGCAGGAGACCTGGCTTATTCATCACCGAGCGCGTCGGAGACCTACTTCCGCACAGCATTGCAGGCCGGATGGCACGTTGGGCCGTCGATCGGGATTGACAACCAGCAGCCGCTGGGCGATCAGGCCGCAACCCGTCACACCGGCATATGGGTCACACCAGGAAGCGGGCGGGCGGGCGTCATGGATGCGCTGAGACACAGGCGGGTGTTCGCCTCGGAGGACAAGGATTTCAGTCTGCGTTTTCGCTGCCAGGTTGATGGACAGTCAAGCTGGTACTGGATGGGAGATGTCATACCGGCGGGCGCTGGAGGCTTCACGTTTGAGGTGACCGCGTTCGATCCCAACCATATTGACCCCTGGAAGGAGTATTTCGCATCAATTGACTTGATGTGTTCGGGGCAGCCAGACCCCGTCAAGAGATGGGGCAGCCTCAACGACACCTACTTCTCCGACACCTTTCACTTGACCTATCAGGAAATCCGTGCCCTGCCCATGACCTCTCAGGGTCAGACGGCGCTCTATCTGCGGATACGGCAGACGGGCATCGCTGGCGCGGAGCGAGACTACATCTACTCCGCACCGATCTGGATACACCACTACACGCCAGCTCCCGGGACGATAACCACGAACATCACATGGAAAGCCAGCGGCAGTCCGTATGTCGTCAGCAACCTCACGATTCCCGCAGGTACGCGGCTCACCATCGAGCCCGGCACGGTCGTGAAGTTCGACAATAGGGCGTACTTGAGTGTCCAGGGCGAGATCCTAGCTCAAGGCACGGAATCTTCGCCGATCTACTTCACGAGCATCAAGGACGACAGTGTCGGTGGCGATACGAACGGTGACGGCAGTGCGACCGCCCCTGCTGCAAGAGACTGGTCTTACGTCTCGGTAAAGGGCGTCGGTGCAAGCGGGATCTTCGAGCACTGCGTCGCGAGGTATGGTGGATACCAGTACTGCAACGGCTACTGTTATTTCTACGGCATCCTCGACAGCAGAGATGGTGCCAGTTTGAGCATCGCGGACAGCAGCATCAGCCACGGTTCGCCCTACGGCATAACGTGCTGGGTGAGTCCCGGTTCGTCGCAGCCTGCAGCAAGCCTGCAGGTTGCAGACAGCGTCGTGTCGTCCTGTGTGTCAACAGGCATCTCGGTCAGCATCGGTTCCTCTCTCAGCATCACCGGCTGCACGGTATCAGGTTGCGGGGGAGGCATCTCGGTCAGCAACACTCCGTCACCCACTATCACCAACTGCACGGTAAGTGGCAACAGCGGGGGCGGGATATCCGTTAGCAGCAGTTCTTCTCCCAGCGTGACTGGCTGCACGGTGAATGGTAACGCGGGTAACGGATTGACTGTGTCGACCTGTCCGTCGCCTACCATCATCAATAACACGTTCACCGATAATGCAGGGTGGGCGGCTAGCGTGAGCTGCAGCCCCATGGGGGTCTTGACCTTCGACGGGAACAGCGCCTCTGGTAATGACCTGAATGGCCTTTGCGTAAATGGCAACATGGACTTGGACAACCGTTGGCATCCGACGGCGAACCTTCCGTACGTGGTCGGCGGTGGGTTGCAGGTCGCTGCCGGCGCACAACTGACCATCGAGCCCGGCACAGTCGTGAAGTCCCAGTACAGCTACAGCGACATCACTGTCGGCGGCAGTCTTGTGGCTCAAGGCACGGAATCTTCGCCGATCTACTTCACGAGCATCAAGGACGACAGTGTCGGTGGCGATACGAACGGTGACGGCAGTGCGACCGCCCCTGCTGCAAGAGACTGGTCTTACGTCTCGGTAAAGGGCGTCGGTGCAAGCGGGATCTTCGAGCACTGCGTCGCGAGGTATGGTGGATACCAGTACTGCAACGGCTACTGTTATTTCTACGGCATCCTCGACAGCAGAGATGGTGCCAGTTTGAGCATCGCGGACAGCAGCATCAGCCACGGTTCGCCCTACGGCATAACGTGCTGGGTGAGTCCCGGTTCGTCGCAGCCTGCAGCAAGCCTGCAGGTTGCAGACAGCGTCGTGTCGTCCTGTGTGTCAACAGGCATCTCGGTCAGCATCGGTTCCTCTCTCAGCATCACCGGCTGCACGGTATCAGGTTGCGGGGGAGGCATCTCGGTCAGCAACACTCCGTCACCCACTATCACCAACTGCACGGTGAGCGGCAACGCGGGTCATGGCATATCCTCCAGTTCGCTCGGACAGGTCGTCAAGAACTGCATCGTCGCGAACAACGGCTCGTACGGCGTGTACCTGACCGGAGCGTCGCCGAAAGTGCTTTACTGCGACCTCTGGGGCAACTCGACCAACTACTACGGCAGCCCGGATCTGACAGGCACGATCTTCGCCGATCCGCTCTTTGTGAACGCCGCTGCGGGCGATTACCATCTCCAGGCCGCATCTCCCTGCATAGACACCGGCGATCCGACGATGTTCGATCCGGATGGCACGCGCAGCGACATGGGCGCGCTGCCGTATGTGAACCCCATTCCTCTCGTCACCGTCGCCGGTTTGAGGGCGAAGGCCGATGCCGACGCGATTCGAGTCAAGTCCGCTATCGTGACTGCGGCGTTCTCCGACTGCTTCTACGTCGAGGCCGATGACCGCTCATCCGGGATGCGCGTGGAGATGCTCGGACACGCGCTCTCCGTCGGCATGCGAGCGGACGTGAATGGGGTCATGAGCACAAGTTCCTGGGGCGAGAGGTACATAGAGGCCGCGACAGCGGTGCAATCGGCTCCGCCCGGAGACACGGGCATCGTGGATCCGCTGTTCCTGCATGTCGGAAACATAGGCGGGCGGAACTGGAGCTACGACCCGGATACCGGAAGCGGGCAGATGGGCGTCAAGGACGGTTTCGGCCTGAACAACATCGGACTGCTCGTCTCCACCGCAGGCCGCGTGACATACAGTCCCGCGGGCTCGTATTTCGTGATCTCCGACGGCTCGGATATGACCGACCCCTCCGGATACACAGGGGTCAGAGTGTTGGTTGTCGGGCTTACGAAGCCGGAGGTCGGGCAGTGGGTGAAAGTGACCGGAATCAGCTCCATCTTCAAGTCGGGGACGGACTACTATCCGCTCATCCGCGTGCGCACCCAGTCGGACATCCTGCTGCTGAACTGA
- the cdaA gene encoding diadenylate cyclase CdaA, whose amino-acid sequence MSAVLNWFAQLGSVDYVGLLTTVADIAVVAFVTYKLMMLVKGTRAWQILWGLGVFFLFVIISEWLNLRALNWLLKVFLPLGPVALVILFYPELRHALEQVGRLKFLGDGFVMLGREDITKLVEELTRVASEASNSRTGVLIVVEREVGLDTTIRTGKEVDAEVSSELLRTIFHPGSPLHDGAVIIRGDRIVAASCILPLSDSPRIGTMIHTRHKAAVGITEQSDSIVLVVSEETGTISISADGRLMRGLTPDQVKAKLLYLLQAGAGEDARSHLRRKVSSALSRVWTGDSGVGHRTR is encoded by the coding sequence ATGTCGGCCGTCTTAAACTGGTTTGCACAGCTTGGCAGCGTTGACTATGTCGGATTGCTGACCACCGTCGCGGACATAGCCGTCGTCGCGTTCGTCACCTACAAGCTGATGATGCTCGTCAAGGGCACCAGGGCGTGGCAGATCCTCTGGGGGCTGGGCGTCTTCTTCCTCTTCGTCATCATCAGCGAGTGGCTGAACCTGCGCGCGCTCAACTGGCTGCTCAAGGTCTTCCTCCCCCTCGGCCCCGTGGCCCTCGTGATCCTCTTCTATCCCGAGCTTAGGCACGCGCTCGAGCAGGTCGGGCGGCTCAAGTTCCTCGGTGACGGGTTCGTCATGCTGGGACGCGAGGACATCACCAAGCTGGTCGAGGAGCTTACCAGGGTCGCATCCGAGGCGTCGAACTCCAGGACCGGCGTGCTGATCGTCGTCGAGCGCGAGGTAGGCCTCGACACCACCATCCGCACCGGCAAGGAAGTGGACGCGGAGGTCTCGTCGGAACTGCTGAGAACGATATTCCACCCCGGAAGCCCCCTGCACGACGGCGCGGTGATCATCCGCGGCGACCGGATCGTGGCCGCGAGCTGCATCCTCCCGCTCAGCGACAGCCCGCGCATCGGCACGATGATACACACGAGGCACAAGGCCGCCGTCGGGATCACCGAGCAGAGCGACTCGATAGTCCTGGTCGTGTCCGAGGAGACCGGCACGATCTCGATCTCCGCCGACGGCCGCCTGATGCGGGGGCTGACCCCGGATCAGGTCAAGGCGAAGCTGCTCTATCTCCTCCAGGCGGGCGCCGGAGAGGACGCGAGGTCGCATCTGCGCCGGAAGGTCTCCTCGGCGCTCTCACGGGTCTGGACCGGGGACAGCGGCGTCGGGCACAGGACTAGATGA
- a CDS encoding YbbR-like domain-containing protein, whose amino-acid sequence MMRHNIGYKLLSLAIAILVWVYVNQYADHRGNASGGNVSKVLFISPVTTGKPPYPHKVLDIEVEPQSVTLTGRPARLIEISTVSTEPILLDDRTETFSRRVNLVAPAGTSLANGRTAAVTVRIATVEAAPEETE is encoded by the coding sequence ATGATGAGGCACAACATCGGCTACAAGCTGCTCTCGCTCGCGATCGCCATACTGGTGTGGGTCTACGTGAACCAGTATGCCGACCACCGGGGCAACGCGTCCGGCGGAAACGTGAGCAAGGTGCTCTTCATCTCCCCCGTCACCACCGGGAAGCCGCCCTATCCGCACAAGGTGCTCGACATCGAGGTGGAACCGCAGTCCGTCACCCTCACGGGCCGCCCGGCCCGCCTGATCGAGATCAGCACCGTGTCCACGGAACCGATCCTGCTGGACGACCGGACCGAGACCTTTTCGAGGCGCGTGAACCTCGTCGCGCCCGCGGGGACGTCGCTCGCGAACGGCCGGACGGCGGCGGTGACGGTCCGAATCGCGACCGTGGAGGCCGCGCCCGAAGAGACTGAGTGA
- the hemL gene encoding glutamate-1-semialdehyde 2,1-aminomutase produces MNRDTSAELFEEAQKYIPGGVNSPVRAFKAVGGGPVFVARGKGSHIWDADENRYIDYVGSWGPLILGHAHPRVVEAVTRAAGRGMTFGASTEGEVVLAKMIVEAVPSVEMVRLVSSGTEAVMSAVRLARGFTGRDKIVKFEGGYHGHGDSLLAKAGSGVATLGIPDSAGVPESATSDTIVLPYNDIDAVRTLFDAIGGEIACLVVEPVAGNMGVVIPKPGYLEGLRELTHKWGVVLIFDEVISGFRLAYGGAQELFGVTPDMTTLGKIIGGGMPMGAYGGRREIMEQVAPLGPVYQAGTLSGNPVAVAAGIETLRILREKKPYDDLDRRTYRLADALLEAAVSRDIPMRINRVGSMMTAFFTDQPVTDYATAKTSDTARYAAFFRAMLNQGIYLAPSQFEAAFVSTAHTDDDIARTIEAAEKAIGG; encoded by the coding sequence ATGAACAGAGACACATCGGCAGAGCTCTTCGAAGAGGCGCAGAAATACATCCCCGGCGGGGTGAACAGCCCCGTCCGCGCGTTCAAGGCGGTCGGCGGCGGCCCGGTGTTCGTCGCCCGGGGCAAGGGGTCCCACATCTGGGACGCCGATGAAAACCGCTACATAGACTACGTCGGCTCATGGGGGCCCCTGATCCTCGGCCACGCCCACCCGCGTGTGGTCGAAGCGGTCACCAGGGCCGCCGGGCGCGGGATGACATTCGGCGCGAGCACCGAGGGCGAGGTCGTGCTGGCGAAGATGATCGTCGAGGCCGTGCCCTCAGTCGAGATGGTGCGCCTCGTCAGTTCTGGGACCGAGGCCGTGATGAGCGCGGTCCGCCTCGCGCGCGGGTTCACCGGCCGCGACAAGATCGTCAAGTTCGAGGGCGGATACCATGGGCACGGCGACTCGCTCCTGGCGAAGGCCGGATCGGGCGTGGCGACTTTGGGCATCCCGGACAGCGCCGGTGTGCCCGAATCTGCGACCTCCGATACGATCGTGCTCCCGTACAACGATATCGATGCCGTCCGGACGCTCTTCGACGCGATCGGCGGGGAGATCGCATGCCTCGTGGTCGAGCCGGTCGCGGGCAACATGGGCGTCGTGATCCCGAAGCCCGGCTACCTGGAGGGCCTCCGCGAGCTGACGCACAAGTGGGGCGTCGTGCTGATCTTCGATGAGGTGATCAGCGGATTCCGGCTGGCGTACGGCGGCGCGCAGGAACTCTTCGGCGTGACCCCCGACATGACGACTTTGGGGAAGATCATCGGCGGCGGGATGCCGATGGGCGCATACGGCGGACGGCGAGAGATCATGGAGCAGGTCGCGCCGCTCGGGCCGGTCTACCAGGCCGGGACGCTCTCCGGCAATCCGGTCGCGGTGGCGGCGGGCATCGAGACGCTCCGAATCCTCCGGGAGAAGAAGCCTTACGACGACCTCGACCGCAGGACGTACCGCCTGGCCGACGCGCTCCTCGAGGCCGCCGTGAGCCGTGACATCCCGATGCGGATCAACCGGGTCGGCTCGATGATGACCGCGTTCTTCACCGACCAGCCGGTCACGGACTACGCGACGGCCAAGACCTCCGACACGGCGAGATACGCGGCGTTCTTCCGAGCGATGCTCAATCAGGGGATCTACCTCGCGCCGAGCCAGTTCGAGGCGGCGTTCGTCTCGACCGCCCACACGGACGACGACATCGCCCGCACGATCGAGGCGGCGGAGAAGGCGATCGGGGGGTAG